From the genome of Perca fluviatilis chromosome 1, GENO_Pfluv_1.0, whole genome shotgun sequence, one region includes:
- the LOC120556977 gene encoding centrosomal protein of 95 kDa-like isoform X2, with protein MGTQEGERDWVDVANDLLSKCPINLRLSKLTDCDANVFIALYENILGEKVPDYIAAPCSQEDDAHNVQSVIDSLSLDYLQISLSHITGENVVRGDKESIKNLLEIFDGLLEYLKEEISEESQNGEELNDSLNEDVPGVTKEPTSCNATEHKETKLEGASSSGESTVHSSKHSLHTWNAEEVGSASELIGLGVSARTFTTKQDDAVTTSDPLDAQNAPLTEPLPSAIALQPPCQSNTLHRPDTDPHSTADGFSQGHVGEEAAPVTTETSKPEAETVVTNGLQSPLFQSPAVSEKSLSSQQRARTEVEGETLEPTNGGPRRVLFRTKPDVLFLTLEDEMAVTTPSPPDTEEEEQDEEDLSYKLRQQNRRIYHRDRTGLSRLEEEGLGEPLSYRRQRNKQTEEELHHISENLCHRLEELDQMLKRVLGESGESSEVREEDKQSHHSDSIMECRRTPRQHTVSGTPDAESTHRTRSLSPSPPRAHRSVQGRLEDATVEAMSLDDRRQSNLAASDHSWRGELHHRPSHRKHSKYLEKKAYEEELKRYEDKERADLDKARLKAQKAERQYREAILRDVSEVPRLSPARTKAPHRSQRNTQTTPGRRRQVAPRKAPSMKVKENELLPVLLEELPHLHISPHALGQMWEQQMQQVDRLHAPSSPHGQRRSKLSSQVEEAQRKHDLLVEIIRKEQDHNRRLRDFKERIQQQKSTQNRLREQRQQIARAKKYHSDYHVQHRARLMRARTKEERMFRQLFEEGLELQKVRLREQKAYAREQRLEHQRRHQDQIKSMENYYKDQFSLLAEKLAQERQEIQVRKKAQEKALLKMKRELRSRMEREIGELQKIIIQNDEDDHFQDLEVQRLRNRVQMASFQYNTSYLN; from the exons ATGGGAAcccaggagggagagagag aTTGGGTAGATGTGGCAAATGATCTTCTCAGTAAGTGTCCCATAAACCTAAGGCTGAGTAAACTGACGGACTGTGATGCAAATGTTTTCATTGCTCTGTATGAAAACATCTTGGGGGAGAAAGTTCCAG aTTAcattgcagcgccatgcagtcaAGAGGATGACGCCCATAACGTTCAGTCTGTGATTGATTCACTCTCCCTGGATTACCTTCAGATCAGTCTCTCACACATTACAG GAGAAAATGTTGTCCGAGGGGACAAAGAGTCTATCAAGAACCTCCTGGAAATCTTCGATGGCCTCCTAGAATATCTCAAGGAGGAGATAAGCGAGGAGTCACAGAATGGTG AGGAACTGAATGACAGTCTCAATGAGGATGTGCCTGGTGTAACCAAGGAGCCAACAAGCTGCAATGCCACAGAGCACAAGGAGACTAAACTGGAGGGAGCGTCTTCCAGTGGAGA GTCCACTGTCCATTCCAGTAAACATTCCCTCCATACCTGGAATGCTGAGGAGGTGGGATCAGCTAGTGAGCTCATTGGGCTGGGAGTCTCGGCACGCACATTTACAACCAAACAAGATG ATGCAGTCACCACCTCTGATCCTTTGGACGCACAGAACGCTCCACTGACTGAACCGCTGCCCTCAGCCATCGCTTTGCAGCCACCCTGTCAGAGCAACACCCTCCACAGACCCGACACAGACCCACACTCAACAGCTGACGGCTTCAGCCAAGGGCACGTAGGGGAGGAAGCCGCTCCTGTAACTACAGAG ACCTCTAAACCGGAAGCTGAGACCGTTGTTACCAATGGACTACAGTCTCCTCTTTTCCAGTCTCCTG CTGTGAGTGAGAAGTCTTTGTCCAGTCAGCAAAGAGCCAGGACAGAAGTGGAGGGGGAGACACTAGAG CCGACTAATGGGGGTCCCAGGAGGGTTTTGTTCCGCACCAAGCCAGATGTGCTCTTCCTCACCCTGGAGGATGAGATGGCGGTCACAACCCCTTCTCCACCAGACACTGAGGAGGAAGAGCAAGATGAGGAAGATCTGAGTTATAAACTAAGACAACAGAACAGAAGGATATATCACAGAGATAGGACAGGCCTTAG CAGGTTGGAGGAGGAAGGGTTGGGCGAGCCTCTGTCGTATCGCAGACAGAGGAACAAGCAAACCGAAGAGGAGCTGCATCACATATCTGAGAACCTCTGCCATCGGCTTGAAGAACTCGATcag ATGCTCAAACGAGTTCTAGGTGAAAGTGGAGAGTCCAGTGAAGTCCGAGAAGAAGACAAGCAGTCCCACCACAGTGACAGCATCATGGAGTGTCGCAGGACTCCCAGACAACACACAG TTTCAGGAACACCTGACGCTGAATCCACCCACCGGACACGCTCCTTATCCCCCTCCCCTCCAAGGGCCCATCGCTCCGTGCAGGGACGGTTGGAAGATGCCACGGTAGAGGCAATGAGTCTGGATGATAGGAGACAATCCAACCTGGCAGCTTCTGATCATTCATGGCGAGGAGAGCTACACCACAGACCGTCTCACAGAAAACATAGCAAG tatTTGGAGAAAAAGGCCTATGAGGAGGAGTTGAAAAGATATGAAGACAAAGAGCGAGCGGATCTAGACAAGGCCCGCCTTAAAGCTCAGAAAGCC gagcgACAGTACAGAGAGGCCATACTAAGGGATGTTTCCGAAGTCCCCAGACTGTCCCCAGCTAGAACGAAGGCCCCGCACAGGTCACAACgtaacacacaaaccacaccaGGACGGAGAAGGCAGGTGGCCCCCAGGAAAGCTCCATCAA tGAAGGTGAAGGAGAATGAGCTCCTCCCTGTGCTCCTGGAGGAATTGCCCCACCTTCACATCTCCCCCCATGCCCTGGGTCAGATGTGGGAGCAGCAGATGCAGCAGGTGGACCGACTGCACGCCCCGTCATCCCCTCACGGCCAGCGccgcagcaaactctccagccAG GTGGAGGAAGCCCAGAGGAAACATGACCTGCTTGTGGAGATCATCCGCAAAGAGCAGGACCACAACAGGCGCCTG AGGGACTTCAAAGAGCGGATCCAGCAGCAGAAGTCGACCCAGAACAGACTGAGGGAACAGAGGCAGCAGATAGCACGCGCCAAGAAGTACCACAGCGACTACCATGTCCAGCACCGTGCCCGCCTGATGAGGGCGCGCACCAAGGAGGAGAGG atgtttCGCCAGCTGTTTGAGGAGGGATTGGAGCTACAGAAGGTCCGGTTGAGAGAGCAGAAAGCCTACGCCAGGGAGCAGCGGCTGGAACATCAGAGACGACACCAGGACCAGATCAAGTCCATGGAGAACTACTACAAGGACCAA TTTTCACTACTAGCTGAAAAACTTGCCCAAGAGCGGCAGGAGATCCAGGTTCGGAAAAAAGCTCAAGaaaag GCTCTGCTGAAGATGAAGAGAGAGCTGCGTTCCAGGATGGAGCGTGAGATTGGGGAACTGCAGAAGATCATAATCCAGAACGACGAGGACGACCATTTCCAGGATCTGGAGGTCCAGAGGCTGCGCAATCGGGTCCAGATGGCTTCCTTCCAGTACAACACTAGCTATCTGAACTGA
- the LOC120556977 gene encoding centrosomal protein of 95 kDa-like isoform X1, producing the protein MGTQEGERDWVDVANDLLSKCPINLRLSKLTDCDANVFIALYENILGEKVPDYIAAPCSQEDDAHNVQSVIDSLSLDYLQISLSHITGENVVRGDKESIKNLLEIFDGLLEYLKEEISEESQNGEELNDSLNEDVPGVTKEPTSCNATEHKETKLEGASSSGESTVHSSKHSLHTWNAEEVGSASELIGLGVSARTFTTKQDDAVTTSDPLDAQNAPLTEPLPSAIALQPPCQSNTLHRPDTDPHSTADGFSQGHVGEEAAPVTTETSKPEAETVVTNGLQSPLFQSPAVSEKSLSSQQRARTEVEGETLEPTNGGPRRVLFRTKPDVLFLTLEDEMAVTTPSPPDTEEEEQDEEDLSYKLRQQNRRIYHRDRTGLSSRLEEEGLGEPLSYRRQRNKQTEEELHHISENLCHRLEELDQMLKRVLGESGESSEVREEDKQSHHSDSIMECRRTPRQHTVSGTPDAESTHRTRSLSPSPPRAHRSVQGRLEDATVEAMSLDDRRQSNLAASDHSWRGELHHRPSHRKHSKYLEKKAYEEELKRYEDKERADLDKARLKAQKAERQYREAILRDVSEVPRLSPARTKAPHRSQRNTQTTPGRRRQVAPRKAPSMKVKENELLPVLLEELPHLHISPHALGQMWEQQMQQVDRLHAPSSPHGQRRSKLSSQVEEAQRKHDLLVEIIRKEQDHNRRLRDFKERIQQQKSTQNRLREQRQQIARAKKYHSDYHVQHRARLMRARTKEERMFRQLFEEGLELQKVRLREQKAYAREQRLEHQRRHQDQIKSMENYYKDQFSLLAEKLAQERQEIQVRKKAQEKALLKMKRELRSRMEREIGELQKIIIQNDEDDHFQDLEVQRLRNRVQMASFQYNTSYLN; encoded by the exons ATGGGAAcccaggagggagagagag aTTGGGTAGATGTGGCAAATGATCTTCTCAGTAAGTGTCCCATAAACCTAAGGCTGAGTAAACTGACGGACTGTGATGCAAATGTTTTCATTGCTCTGTATGAAAACATCTTGGGGGAGAAAGTTCCAG aTTAcattgcagcgccatgcagtcaAGAGGATGACGCCCATAACGTTCAGTCTGTGATTGATTCACTCTCCCTGGATTACCTTCAGATCAGTCTCTCACACATTACAG GAGAAAATGTTGTCCGAGGGGACAAAGAGTCTATCAAGAACCTCCTGGAAATCTTCGATGGCCTCCTAGAATATCTCAAGGAGGAGATAAGCGAGGAGTCACAGAATGGTG AGGAACTGAATGACAGTCTCAATGAGGATGTGCCTGGTGTAACCAAGGAGCCAACAAGCTGCAATGCCACAGAGCACAAGGAGACTAAACTGGAGGGAGCGTCTTCCAGTGGAGA GTCCACTGTCCATTCCAGTAAACATTCCCTCCATACCTGGAATGCTGAGGAGGTGGGATCAGCTAGTGAGCTCATTGGGCTGGGAGTCTCGGCACGCACATTTACAACCAAACAAGATG ATGCAGTCACCACCTCTGATCCTTTGGACGCACAGAACGCTCCACTGACTGAACCGCTGCCCTCAGCCATCGCTTTGCAGCCACCCTGTCAGAGCAACACCCTCCACAGACCCGACACAGACCCACACTCAACAGCTGACGGCTTCAGCCAAGGGCACGTAGGGGAGGAAGCCGCTCCTGTAACTACAGAG ACCTCTAAACCGGAAGCTGAGACCGTTGTTACCAATGGACTACAGTCTCCTCTTTTCCAGTCTCCTG CTGTGAGTGAGAAGTCTTTGTCCAGTCAGCAAAGAGCCAGGACAGAAGTGGAGGGGGAGACACTAGAG CCGACTAATGGGGGTCCCAGGAGGGTTTTGTTCCGCACCAAGCCAGATGTGCTCTTCCTCACCCTGGAGGATGAGATGGCGGTCACAACCCCTTCTCCACCAGACACTGAGGAGGAAGAGCAAGATGAGGAAGATCTGAGTTATAAACTAAGACAACAGAACAGAAGGATATATCACAGAGATAGGACAGGCCTTAG TAGCAGGTTGGAGGAGGAAGGGTTGGGCGAGCCTCTGTCGTATCGCAGACAGAGGAACAAGCAAACCGAAGAGGAGCTGCATCACATATCTGAGAACCTCTGCCATCGGCTTGAAGAACTCGATcag ATGCTCAAACGAGTTCTAGGTGAAAGTGGAGAGTCCAGTGAAGTCCGAGAAGAAGACAAGCAGTCCCACCACAGTGACAGCATCATGGAGTGTCGCAGGACTCCCAGACAACACACAG TTTCAGGAACACCTGACGCTGAATCCACCCACCGGACACGCTCCTTATCCCCCTCCCCTCCAAGGGCCCATCGCTCCGTGCAGGGACGGTTGGAAGATGCCACGGTAGAGGCAATGAGTCTGGATGATAGGAGACAATCCAACCTGGCAGCTTCTGATCATTCATGGCGAGGAGAGCTACACCACAGACCGTCTCACAGAAAACATAGCAAG tatTTGGAGAAAAAGGCCTATGAGGAGGAGTTGAAAAGATATGAAGACAAAGAGCGAGCGGATCTAGACAAGGCCCGCCTTAAAGCTCAGAAAGCC gagcgACAGTACAGAGAGGCCATACTAAGGGATGTTTCCGAAGTCCCCAGACTGTCCCCAGCTAGAACGAAGGCCCCGCACAGGTCACAACgtaacacacaaaccacaccaGGACGGAGAAGGCAGGTGGCCCCCAGGAAAGCTCCATCAA tGAAGGTGAAGGAGAATGAGCTCCTCCCTGTGCTCCTGGAGGAATTGCCCCACCTTCACATCTCCCCCCATGCCCTGGGTCAGATGTGGGAGCAGCAGATGCAGCAGGTGGACCGACTGCACGCCCCGTCATCCCCTCACGGCCAGCGccgcagcaaactctccagccAG GTGGAGGAAGCCCAGAGGAAACATGACCTGCTTGTGGAGATCATCCGCAAAGAGCAGGACCACAACAGGCGCCTG AGGGACTTCAAAGAGCGGATCCAGCAGCAGAAGTCGACCCAGAACAGACTGAGGGAACAGAGGCAGCAGATAGCACGCGCCAAGAAGTACCACAGCGACTACCATGTCCAGCACCGTGCCCGCCTGATGAGGGCGCGCACCAAGGAGGAGAGG atgtttCGCCAGCTGTTTGAGGAGGGATTGGAGCTACAGAAGGTCCGGTTGAGAGAGCAGAAAGCCTACGCCAGGGAGCAGCGGCTGGAACATCAGAGACGACACCAGGACCAGATCAAGTCCATGGAGAACTACTACAAGGACCAA TTTTCACTACTAGCTGAAAAACTTGCCCAAGAGCGGCAGGAGATCCAGGTTCGGAAAAAAGCTCAAGaaaag GCTCTGCTGAAGATGAAGAGAGAGCTGCGTTCCAGGATGGAGCGTGAGATTGGGGAACTGCAGAAGATCATAATCCAGAACGACGAGGACGACCATTTCCAGGATCTGGAGGTCCAGAGGCTGCGCAATCGGGTCCAG ATGGCTTCCTTCCAGTACAACACTAGCTATCTGAACTGA
- the LOC120556977 gene encoding centrosomal protein of 95 kDa-like isoform X3 translates to MGTQEGERDWVDVANDLLSKCPINLRLSKLTDCDANVFIALYENILGEKVPDYIAAPCSQEDDAHNVQSVIDSLSLDYLQISLSHITGENVVRGDKESIKNLLEIFDGLLEYLKEEISEESQNGEELNDSLNEDVPGVTKEPTSCNATEHKETKLEGASSSGESTVHSSKHSLHTWNAEEVGSASELIGLGVSARTFTTKQDDAVTTSDPLDAQNAPLTEPLPSAIALQPPCQSNTLHRPDTDPHSTADGFSQGHVGEEAAPVTTETSKPEAETVVTNGLQSPLFQSPAVSEKSLSSQQRARTEVEGETLEPTNGGPRRVLFRTKPDVLFLTLEDEMAVTTPSPPDTEEEEQDEEDLSYKLRQQNRRIYHRDRTGLSSRLEEEGLGEPLSYRRQRNKQTEEELHHISENLCHRLEELDQMLKRVLGESGESSEVREEDKQSHHSDSIMECRRTPRQHTGTPDAESTHRTRSLSPSPPRAHRSVQGRLEDATVEAMSLDDRRQSNLAASDHSWRGELHHRPSHRKHSKYLEKKAYEEELKRYEDKERADLDKARLKAQKAERQYREAILRDVSEVPRLSPARTKAPHRSQRNTQTTPGRRRQVAPRKAPSMKVKENELLPVLLEELPHLHISPHALGQMWEQQMQQVDRLHAPSSPHGQRRSKLSSQVEEAQRKHDLLVEIIRKEQDHNRRLRDFKERIQQQKSTQNRLREQRQQIARAKKYHSDYHVQHRARLMRARTKEERMFRQLFEEGLELQKVRLREQKAYAREQRLEHQRRHQDQIKSMENYYKDQFSLLAEKLAQERQEIQVRKKAQEKALLKMKRELRSRMEREIGELQKIIIQNDEDDHFQDLEVQRLRNRVQMASFQYNTSYLN, encoded by the exons ATGGGAAcccaggagggagagagag aTTGGGTAGATGTGGCAAATGATCTTCTCAGTAAGTGTCCCATAAACCTAAGGCTGAGTAAACTGACGGACTGTGATGCAAATGTTTTCATTGCTCTGTATGAAAACATCTTGGGGGAGAAAGTTCCAG aTTAcattgcagcgccatgcagtcaAGAGGATGACGCCCATAACGTTCAGTCTGTGATTGATTCACTCTCCCTGGATTACCTTCAGATCAGTCTCTCACACATTACAG GAGAAAATGTTGTCCGAGGGGACAAAGAGTCTATCAAGAACCTCCTGGAAATCTTCGATGGCCTCCTAGAATATCTCAAGGAGGAGATAAGCGAGGAGTCACAGAATGGTG AGGAACTGAATGACAGTCTCAATGAGGATGTGCCTGGTGTAACCAAGGAGCCAACAAGCTGCAATGCCACAGAGCACAAGGAGACTAAACTGGAGGGAGCGTCTTCCAGTGGAGA GTCCACTGTCCATTCCAGTAAACATTCCCTCCATACCTGGAATGCTGAGGAGGTGGGATCAGCTAGTGAGCTCATTGGGCTGGGAGTCTCGGCACGCACATTTACAACCAAACAAGATG ATGCAGTCACCACCTCTGATCCTTTGGACGCACAGAACGCTCCACTGACTGAACCGCTGCCCTCAGCCATCGCTTTGCAGCCACCCTGTCAGAGCAACACCCTCCACAGACCCGACACAGACCCACACTCAACAGCTGACGGCTTCAGCCAAGGGCACGTAGGGGAGGAAGCCGCTCCTGTAACTACAGAG ACCTCTAAACCGGAAGCTGAGACCGTTGTTACCAATGGACTACAGTCTCCTCTTTTCCAGTCTCCTG CTGTGAGTGAGAAGTCTTTGTCCAGTCAGCAAAGAGCCAGGACAGAAGTGGAGGGGGAGACACTAGAG CCGACTAATGGGGGTCCCAGGAGGGTTTTGTTCCGCACCAAGCCAGATGTGCTCTTCCTCACCCTGGAGGATGAGATGGCGGTCACAACCCCTTCTCCACCAGACACTGAGGAGGAAGAGCAAGATGAGGAAGATCTGAGTTATAAACTAAGACAACAGAACAGAAGGATATATCACAGAGATAGGACAGGCCTTAG TAGCAGGTTGGAGGAGGAAGGGTTGGGCGAGCCTCTGTCGTATCGCAGACAGAGGAACAAGCAAACCGAAGAGGAGCTGCATCACATATCTGAGAACCTCTGCCATCGGCTTGAAGAACTCGATcag ATGCTCAAACGAGTTCTAGGTGAAAGTGGAGAGTCCAGTGAAGTCCGAGAAGAAGACAAGCAGTCCCACCACAGTGACAGCATCATGGAGTGTCGCAGGACTCCCAGACAACACACAG GAACACCTGACGCTGAATCCACCCACCGGACACGCTCCTTATCCCCCTCCCCTCCAAGGGCCCATCGCTCCGTGCAGGGACGGTTGGAAGATGCCACGGTAGAGGCAATGAGTCTGGATGATAGGAGACAATCCAACCTGGCAGCTTCTGATCATTCATGGCGAGGAGAGCTACACCACAGACCGTCTCACAGAAAACATAGCAAG tatTTGGAGAAAAAGGCCTATGAGGAGGAGTTGAAAAGATATGAAGACAAAGAGCGAGCGGATCTAGACAAGGCCCGCCTTAAAGCTCAGAAAGCC gagcgACAGTACAGAGAGGCCATACTAAGGGATGTTTCCGAAGTCCCCAGACTGTCCCCAGCTAGAACGAAGGCCCCGCACAGGTCACAACgtaacacacaaaccacaccaGGACGGAGAAGGCAGGTGGCCCCCAGGAAAGCTCCATCAA tGAAGGTGAAGGAGAATGAGCTCCTCCCTGTGCTCCTGGAGGAATTGCCCCACCTTCACATCTCCCCCCATGCCCTGGGTCAGATGTGGGAGCAGCAGATGCAGCAGGTGGACCGACTGCACGCCCCGTCATCCCCTCACGGCCAGCGccgcagcaaactctccagccAG GTGGAGGAAGCCCAGAGGAAACATGACCTGCTTGTGGAGATCATCCGCAAAGAGCAGGACCACAACAGGCGCCTG AGGGACTTCAAAGAGCGGATCCAGCAGCAGAAGTCGACCCAGAACAGACTGAGGGAACAGAGGCAGCAGATAGCACGCGCCAAGAAGTACCACAGCGACTACCATGTCCAGCACCGTGCCCGCCTGATGAGGGCGCGCACCAAGGAGGAGAGG atgtttCGCCAGCTGTTTGAGGAGGGATTGGAGCTACAGAAGGTCCGGTTGAGAGAGCAGAAAGCCTACGCCAGGGAGCAGCGGCTGGAACATCAGAGACGACACCAGGACCAGATCAAGTCCATGGAGAACTACTACAAGGACCAA TTTTCACTACTAGCTGAAAAACTTGCCCAAGAGCGGCAGGAGATCCAGGTTCGGAAAAAAGCTCAAGaaaag GCTCTGCTGAAGATGAAGAGAGAGCTGCGTTCCAGGATGGAGCGTGAGATTGGGGAACTGCAGAAGATCATAATCCAGAACGACGAGGACGACCATTTCCAGGATCTGGAGGTCCAGAGGCTGCGCAATCGGGTCCAGATGGCTTCCTTCCAGTACAACACTAGCTATCTGAACTGA
- the LOC120557018 gene encoding centrosomal protein of 95 kDa-like, giving the protein MWEQQMQQVDRLHAPSSPHGQRRSKLSSQVEEAQRKHDLLVEIIRKEQDHNRRLRDFKERIQQQKSTQNRLREQRQQIARAKKYHSDYHVQHRARLMRARTKEERWPSIWCLPNHRVTLNMTNLASLTRSSPWRTTTRTNFHY; this is encoded by the exons ATGTGGGAGCAGCAGATGCAGCAGGTGGACCGACTGCACGCCCCGTCGTCCCCTCACGGCCAGCGccgcagcaaactctccagccAG GTGGAGGAAGCCCAGAGGAAACATGACCTGCTTGTGGAGATCATCCGCAAAGAGCAGGACCACAACAGGCGCCTG AGGGACTTCAAAGAGCGGATCCAGCAGCAGAAGTCGACCCAGAACAGACTGAGGGAACAGAGGCAGCAGATAGCACGCGCCAAGAAGTACCACAGCGACTACCATGTCCAGCACCGTGCCCGCCTGATGAGGGCGCGCACCAAGGAGGAGAGG TGGCCAAGTATTTGGTGTCTGCCCAACCACCGTGTAACACTGAACATGACTAACTTGGCAAGCCTGACCAGATCAAGTCCATGGAGAACTACTACAAGGACCAA TTTTCACTACTAG
- the LOC120566976 gene encoding CD209 antigen-like protein C — MDYENLLYARKKKLYRLVAVSFGILCILQAAVNISLRLALYSDFEAIIKNLTEEGENWKRKLSTFNHYSQHGWVYFNHSFYYISSIGKSWQEGRDDCQQRGTDLIIINNKEEQDFARQFKRRTWIGLTDRETEGIWTWVDGTALNTSFWHTGEPNSYQSQEEDCGEIRMYDVENSWNDMPCKMKNYWICEKVVAL; from the exons ATGGACTATGAAAACCTGCTTTATGCTAGGA agaaaaaacTGTACAGACTGGTTGCTGTGAGCTTCGGAATCCTGTGTATCCTGCAAGCTGCTGTGAATATTTCACTGCGTCTTGCTCTCT ATTCAGATTTCGAAGCCATTATTAAAAATCTGACTGAAGAGGGAGAAAATTGGAAGAGGAAGCTGAGTACCTTCA ATCATTACTCCCAACATGgatgggtttatttcaaccacagTTTCTATTACATTTCTTCTATTGGCAAGTCCTGGCAAGAAGGTAGAGATGACTGTCAGCAAAGAGGCACAGACCTGATAATTATTAACAACAAAGAAGAACAG GACTTTGCAAGACAATTCAAACGGCGCACATGGATTGGGCtgactgacagagagacagaagggaTATGGACATGGGTGGATGGGACTGCACTAAACACAAG CTTCTGGCACACTGGAGAGCCCAACAGCTATCAAAGCCAAGAGGAAGACTGTGGAGAAATAAGGATGTACGATGTAGAAAACAGCTGGAATGATATGCCATGTAAAATgaaaaactattggatctgtgAAAAGGTGGTGGCTCTGTAA